One genomic region from Populus nigra chromosome 8, ddPopNigr1.1, whole genome shotgun sequence encodes:
- the LOC133702068 gene encoding uncharacterized protein LOC133702068, whose amino-acid sequence MKSYSRALAALALLLSLLLSAWLNKAQAEGRSLAPPSTTSVSSKASTSQAFRDLQANKNPFKKIGSSFRRIPPSNSNPRQNKCKPQLGD is encoded by the exons ATGAAGTCATACTCTAGAGCGCTGGCTGCTCTTGCTCTTCTTCTTTCACTACTTCTATCCGCCTGGTTAAACAAAGCTCAAGCAGAGGGTCGTTCTTTGGCACCACCATCTACCACTTCAGTGTCAAGCAAGGCTTCAACTTCACAGGCTTTCAGAGATTTGCAAGCAAATAAGAACCCATTTAAGAAAATTGGTTCAAGCTTCAGAAGAATACCTCCAAGCAATTCAAATCCCAGACAGAACAA GTGCAAGCCTCAACTAGGCGACTGA